One Aphelocoma coerulescens isolate FSJ_1873_10779 chromosome 5, UR_Acoe_1.0, whole genome shotgun sequence DNA segment encodes these proteins:
- the PARVA gene encoding alpha-parvin isoform X2 yields the protein MMGCGAFCPKVSELQEEGINAINLPLSPIPFELDPEDTMLEENEVRTMVDPNSRNDPKLQELMKVLIDWINDVLVGERIIVKDLAEDLYDGQVLQKLFEKLESEKLNVAEVTQSEIAQKQKLQTVLEKINETLKLPPRSIKWNVDSVHAKSLVAILHLLVALSQYFRAPIRLPDHVSIQVVVVQKREGILQSRQIQEEITGNTEALSGRHERDAFDTLFDHAPDKLNVVKKTLITFVNKHLNKLNLEVTELDTQFADGVYLVLLMGLLEGYFVPLHSFFLTPDSFEQKVVNVSFAFELMQDGGLEKPKPRPEDIVNCDLKSTLRVLYNLFSKYRNVE from the exons tGTCTGAATTACAGGAAGAAGGAATAAATGCTATTAACTTACCTCTCAGTCCCATTCCATTTGAACTAGACCCCGAGGACACTATGCTAG AGGAAAATGAAGTCCGAACAATGGTTGATCCAAATTCGAGAAATGATCCAAAATTACAGGAACTAATGAAG GTATTAATTGACTGGATTAATGATGTGTTGGTAGGAGAGAGGATTATTGTGAAAGACTTGGCTGAAGATCTGTATGATGGACAAGTATTGCAGAAATTATTTG AGAAGCTTGAAAGTGAGAAGCTGAATGTTGCAGAAGTTACTCAGTCTGAAATTGCTCAGAAACAGAAGCTACAGACCGTGCTTGAAAAGATCAATGAAACCCTTAAACTCCCTCCAAGAAGCATTAAATGGAATGTTGACT CTGTTCATGCTAAAAGTCTCGTAGCGATACTTCATCTTCTGGTTGCATTATCTCAGTATTTTCGAGCACCAATCCGACTTCCTGATCATGTGTCCATTCAGGTGGTTGTTGTGCAG aAACGAGAAGGAATCCTCCAGTCTCGACAAATCCAAGAGGAAATAACTGGTAACACTGA GGCGTTATCAGGCAGGCATG AAAGAGATGCATTCGACACTTTATTTGACCACGCTCCAGACAAGCTCAATGTAGTGAAAAAG ACTCTCATCACCTTTGTGAACAAGCATCTGAATAAACTGAATTTGGAGGTGACTGAACTGGACACGCAG tttgCAGATGGAGTGTACTTAGTCCTGCTTATGGGTCTTCTGGAAGGCTATTTTGTTCCTCTGCACAGCTTTTTCTTGACTCCCGATAGTTTTGAACAAAAG GTCGTCAATGTATCTTTTGCATTTGAGCTCATGCAGGATGGGGGATTGGAAAAACCAAAGCCAAGACCAGAAG ATATTGTAAATTGTGACTTGAAGTCTACGCTGAGAGTACTGTACAATTTGTTTTCCAAATACAGGAACGTGGAATGA